In Bythopirellula goksoeyrii, a single window of DNA contains:
- a CDS encoding helix-turn-helix domain-containing protein, protein MLLTVKQVQQRLNVSHALIYRLVQQGELASHRIGSSIRISEEDLQAYLQRAKTHPHQPYPPSVSQVALKHLQIPN, encoded by the coding sequence ATGTTGCTCACCGTCAAACAGGTTCAACAGCGACTCAATGTCTCCCACGCATTGATCTATCGCCTGGTGCAGCAAGGCGAGCTTGCCAGTCACCGCATCGGCTCCTCCATCCGCATTTCGGAGGAGGATCTGCAAGCGTACCTGCAACGCGCCAAGACACACCCTCACCAGCCATACCCACCGAGCGTCAGCCAGGTCGCACTGAAGCATCTCCAGATCCCGAATTGA